The genomic window AAAAAGTACAGGTTCCAAGAAAAAGTAAGTATCACGAGTCTCTTGCTATAAAGATAAGTCAATTAGAGCAGAAAGTTAATCAATTAGAAAAAAAAAAGATGACCCCGAAGAAGTTATTAACCTTGTACTACCTTTAATGACAGAATTGTTAGCTTCTCCTTCGATATCAGAAGAAACAATTAAGCAAGCTATTACCCCTGTTATTGATCAAATTATCAAAGAAAGATCCCAACAAGATCGCCTAAAAATGAGTCAAGCGATCGCCGATATTTTACCAACAGCCATTGCCCAAGAAATTGAAAATTCCCCTCAAGAAATAGCCAAAGCCATTGCCCCAGAAATGGCTTTAGCCATACAAAACCAAATTCAACTGGATCGAGAGGCGATCGCCCAAACTTTAGGCCCAGAAATGGGACAAGCCATTAAACATCAAATCGAAGTAGAACGAGATGCCATGGTGGATGCACTTTATCCAGTGATTGGTAATACTATTTCTAAATATATGGTAGAACTCGCTAAATCTATTAATGATAAAGTAGAAAATGCACTTTCAATGGATGGGATTCGGCGAAAAATACAAGCCAAAATACAAGGGGTTTCTGAAGCAGAATTGATTTTACAAGAATCTATTAATTTTTCGGTTCAAGCTGTTTTATTAATCCATAAATCATCGGGTTTAATTATAAGTCAAGTCCAATCTGCATCTCAGCCAATAGAAGAAGTAGATTTATGGGCAGCAATGTTAACTGCAATTCGTGATTTTGTTAATGATTGTGTTACGGTAGAAGGAAAAGTATCTGAGCTTCATGAAATTGAATACGATGATGCCAAAATTGTCTTAGAAGTCGCAGGGTATTGCTATTTAGCCGTTATTATAAAAGGAGAACCTTCCCAAACTTTTCTCAATCAAATTCGTCAAACATTAAGCCATATCATTCTTAAAAGCGGTCGAACCATTGAAGACTTTAATGGAGATCAATCTACCATCCCTCAATTTATTCACCCTCAACTCAAGGCATTAATTACCTTTTGTACTGACTCAAAAACCTCTAACCCTCCTATTACTTTAATTTTCATTTTCTCACTCATTATTATTAGTGTTGGGACAATTGTTTATCGTCATCAAATTACTAATTCCTGGGAAAAAGAAGTATTAAAGGCCTTAGATGCTGCGCCAGAATTATCGGTTTATCGTATTATTCCCGAAGTAAAAAGAAGGCAATTAATATTAAGAGGACGAGTCCCTAACCTGGCTTTAAAAAAACAAGCAGAAAATATCACTCATCAAGTTACCCCTCATTTAACCCTAGATAATCAAATTGTTGCAGTTAATATCCCCCCTGATGATCAAGCTATCGCAGGAGAAGTTCAACGGGTGACAGAAATTTTTAACCAAACTGAGGGAGTAGCTATTAATACGAATTATCAAGATCATAAGGTCACTATTACAGGATTCGTCCTCAATATTAGTCAAAGTAATCAACTTTCCCAAGCCTTTCAACAAATTCCAGGAATTGAGCAGGTAATTAGTACCTTTCAAACCCAACCCTATTTAGAAACTCGTATTTATTTTGATCAAAATTCTAGTCAGTTTCAAACTGATAATATTAACCAAAAAGTTAAAACTATTGAAAAATTTTTAGCGGAACATCCTCGCATTCATCTTATAATAATAGGTCATAGTGATACAACAGGTTCAGTTGCTCAAAATGAATCACTAGCTAAGGCTAGGGCTAAAGCCGTAGAGCGAGTTTTACTGCAAAATAAGGTGGATTCTCGTCGCTTAAGGATTGCTGTGAGTCTTCAACCTCCGCCTGGTGTAACCAGCAATCAACCCTTATGGTTAAGTCGGTGTGTGCGCTTTGAAATTTCGATTCCGCCCAATTAGATAAGTTAAGTATTTATAGTCTATGATTAGTAAAAAAATCTGTCTGATTGGTGATTTTGGCGTAGGAAAAACTAGCTTAATTCGTCGTTTTATAGAACATCAATTTAGTGAAGAATATTTATCTACCATTGGAGTCAGCATTTCTCGTAAATCAGTGATAGTATCCTCCTCCCATGAAAAACAAGACCCCGAAATAGTACAGTTATTAATTTGGGATATTGAAGGAAAAACAAAATTTCAAAAGATTTCTCCTAGTTACTTAAAATCTGCTCAGGGGATTATCATCGTGGCTGATTTTAGTCGTCAAGATACCATTGCTAATATCCCTTTTCATGTTGATTTAGTCCGTTCAATCAATCCTGAAAGACTGACCCTAAGCATTGTTGTCAATAAAATTGATCTCGTTGCAGAACATTTGCCGACCCTTTTACTCCAACAGTATCAAATTCCTAACCAGTTTCCCACCATCCCGATCTATCATACCTCTGCAAAAACAGGAGAAAATGTCGAAATCATGTTTCACCAATTAGCTCAGAGTATGATGGAAAAAAACAACCAAAATTATTGACGGATTTAAAAGTTCAATTAAAATAGCGTACATTCCCTTATTGTTGTTCCTTGACTCAAAAGATGCTGTTATTTGTTGTCTTCATTTATTTATCTATATGGCACAAGAAAAGTCGATATCCCTCAACTCCCACTTAGTCTCTGTCGAAGCATTAATTAGTGAACATACTGAGAAACTTAATCAAGCCAAAGAACACTTACAACAACTTACCATTCACTTAGATCAATTAACCCATACTAATCTTCAACTATCAGAAGATATCTATCACTGCCAAAAGTTAGACGAAGAACTGAGACTAAATGAGCAAGCTTTACAGCTTAATCAAGAACGACTTCACAGTATTCTTGGCTCCATTGATGATGTGGTGTGGTCGATTGTTCCCCAAACTAGCCAAATTCTTTATCTTAATCATGCCACCGAGACGGTGTATGGTCGTCCCATTGCAGACTTTTTAGATAACTTAAATTTATGGCAAGAAATTATCTATGCAGACGATCAACAACGGGTTGAAGAGTCCCAACAACTTCTTTATAAAACAGGAATACAAGATATTGAATATCGCATCCTTTGGCCCAATGACGAAATACATTGGATTAGGGTTCGGAGTCGTTTGATTAAAGATGATCAAGGAAACCCCATCCGTATCGATGGACTCACCACAGAAATCACCGAATATAAACAAATTAAAGACCAACTACTTCATGATGCCTTGCACGATAATTTAACGGGCTTACCTAACCGAACCCTATTAATGGATCGCATTGAACAAGGGTTGAAACGGTGTCAACGGGATAAAAATAGACGGTTTGCTCTGCTGTTTTTGGATTTAGATGGATTTAAGCTCATTAATGATAGTTTAGGACATTTAACCGGGGATCAGCTATTAATTATCCTCAGTCATCGGTTTAGTCGATGTTTGCGGGCCGAAGATACCTTATCCCGACTTGGAGGAGATGAATTCGTCATTTTGTTGGAGAATTTAAGCAATATTGATGAAGCGATCGCCATTGCTGATCGTATCCATAACATTCTCAAAGAACCGATTTTGTTACAAAACGAAGAAATTTTTATCAGTGTTAGTATTGGCATTGTTTTAGGCGGAGAACAATCCGTTTATAATAATCTCGATCAAGTGGCTGAATTGCTACGAGATGCAGATACTGCCATGTATCGAGCTAAGGCCAAAGGACCAGGAACCTCAAAAGTCTTTAAACCCTCGATGCACACCCATGTTATGAAACGGTTACAGGTGGCTAATGAGTTGCAAAGGGCCATTGAACGTCAAGAATTTATTGTTTATTATCAACCGATTATTTCCCTAGACAGCGATCGCATTGATGGGTTTGAAGCCTTAGTCCGTTGGCAACACCAAGAGAAAGGATTGATTGCTCCTACGGATTTTATTCCCATCGCTGAAGAAACAGAAGCCATCTTAAAAATTGATCAATGGGTGTTGCGTCATGCTTGCACTCAATTAGGTCTTTGGCAACAACAATTCCCAAATCTAGGATCTTTGACCATGAGTGTTAATCTTTCTAGTAAACATTTAGCCCATCCCAGTTTAATTGAAGTATTAGATGAGATTTTAGCCGAAACCGGGTTAGGAGGAAGCTCTTTAAAAGTAGAAATTACCGAAAGTTTTGTCATGGAACAAAGCAAAACATCCCTTGATATTCTAGAGCAAATCAAACAGCGAAAAATTGAACTGTGTTTAGATGATTTTGGGACAGGTTATTCTTCGTTGAGTTATTTAGATTGCTTTTCTTTTAATATTTTGAAAATTGATCGCTCTTTTATTAAACGGTTAGTCGCAGAACAAGATAGATGCGAAATTATTAAAGCGATTGTGGATTTAGCCATAACCTTAAATATGCAAGTGGTAGCGGAAGGGGTAGAAACTAATGTGCAACGGAAGAGATTAAAAGCTTTAAATTGTGGTTATGGTCAAGGTTATGGCTTTTTTCCCCCTTTAGATAGTCAAAACATTACCCGTCTTTTAGAGCAGCAAGATACACCCATCAACTAAGATGAAATCTCTTTGAACACTATACTTGATAGTAGGGTAAGCAGGGGGAGGAGGGGTTTGCCGTCATGATTTTAATGATGAGTCATTAAGCGGATTTTATATAAGGATGCTAAACAAAAACTATCGTTATCTTTTATTCAATAAACCCTATGGTGTTTTATGTCAATTTACTGATAATACCGAAAATCCTCGACCGACCCTTAAGGACTATATCCCAGTTCCCGATGTTTATTCTGTGGGGAGACTAGATAGGGATAGTGAAGGGTTGCTTTTTTTAACCAATAATGGTCTATTAAAACATCGTTTATCCCATCGCCAATTTGCTCATCCTCGGACTTATTTAGTGCAAGTCGAACGGATTCCTGATGAAACCACCCTAAATCAATTGCGTCAGGGTGTTGCGATTAAAGATTACAAAACACGGCCAGCTAAGGTTAAACTGCTCAAGAGTCCTCCTGCCATTCCCCCTCGTGATCCTCCCATCCGTTACCGCAAAACCGTTCCTACTGCTTGGTTAGCAATGACCTTAACCGAAGGACGCAACCGACAGGTGAGACGAATGACAGCTGCTGTGGGTTATCCTACCCTAAGATTGATTAGAACCGCCATAGGGGTGCAAACACAAGGAAAGATAACA from Crocosphaera subtropica ATCC 51142 includes these protein-coding regions:
- a CDS encoding OmpA family protein, with translation MTELLASPSISEETIKQAITPVIDQIIKERSQQDRLKMSQAIADILPTAIAQEIENSPQEIAKAIAPEMALAIQNQIQLDREAIAQTLGPEMGQAIKHQIEVERDAMVDALYPVIGNTISKYMVELAKSINDKVENALSMDGIRRKIQAKIQGVSEAELILQESINFSVQAVLLIHKSSGLIISQVQSASQPIEEVDLWAAMLTAIRDFVNDCVTVEGKVSELHEIEYDDAKIVLEVAGYCYLAVIIKGEPSQTFLNQIRQTLSHIILKSGRTIEDFNGDQSTIPQFIHPQLKALITFCTDSKTSNPPITLIFIFSLIIISVGTIVYRHQITNSWEKEVLKALDAAPELSVYRIIPEVKRRQLILRGRVPNLALKKQAENITHQVTPHLTLDNQIVAVNIPPDDQAIAGEVQRVTEIFNQTEGVAINTNYQDHKVTITGFVLNISQSNQLSQAFQQIPGIEQVISTFQTQPYLETRIYFDQNSSQFQTDNINQKVKTIEKFLAEHPRIHLIIIGHSDTTGSVAQNESLAKARAKAVERVLLQNKVDSRRLRIAVSLQPPPGVTSNQPLWLSRCVRFEISIPPN
- a CDS encoding Rab family GTPase, with product MISKKICLIGDFGVGKTSLIRRFIEHQFSEEYLSTIGVSISRKSVIVSSSHEKQDPEIVQLLIWDIEGKTKFQKISPSYLKSAQGIIIVADFSRQDTIANIPFHVDLVRSINPERLTLSIVVNKIDLVAEHLPTLLLQQYQIPNQFPTIPIYHTSAKTGENVEIMFHQLAQSMMEKNNQNY
- a CDS encoding putative bifunctional diguanylate cyclase/phosphodiesterase, which translates into the protein MAQEKSISLNSHLVSVEALISEHTEKLNQAKEHLQQLTIHLDQLTHTNLQLSEDIYHCQKLDEELRLNEQALQLNQERLHSILGSIDDVVWSIVPQTSQILYLNHATETVYGRPIADFLDNLNLWQEIIYADDQQRVEESQQLLYKTGIQDIEYRILWPNDEIHWIRVRSRLIKDDQGNPIRIDGLTTEITEYKQIKDQLLHDALHDNLTGLPNRTLLMDRIEQGLKRCQRDKNRRFALLFLDLDGFKLINDSLGHLTGDQLLIILSHRFSRCLRAEDTLSRLGGDEFVILLENLSNIDEAIAIADRIHNILKEPILLQNEEIFISVSIGIVLGGEQSVYNNLDQVAELLRDADTAMYRAKAKGPGTSKVFKPSMHTHVMKRLQVANELQRAIERQEFIVYYQPIISLDSDRIDGFEALVRWQHQEKGLIAPTDFIPIAEETEAILKIDQWVLRHACTQLGLWQQQFPNLGSLTMSVNLSSKHLAHPSLIEVLDEILAETGLGGSSLKVEITESFVMEQSKTSLDILEQIKQRKIELCLDDFGTGYSSLSYLDCFSFNILKIDRSFIKRLVAEQDRCEIIKAIVDLAITLNMQVVAEGVETNVQRKRLKALNCGYGQGYGFFPPLDSQNITRLLEQQDTPIN
- a CDS encoding pseudouridine synthase, which gives rise to MLNKNYRYLLFNKPYGVLCQFTDNTENPRPTLKDYIPVPDVYSVGRLDRDSEGLLFLTNNGLLKHRLSHRQFAHPRTYLVQVERIPDETTLNQLRQGVAIKDYKTRPAKVKLLKSPPAIPPRDPPIRYRKTVPTAWLAMTLTEGRNRQVRRMTAAVGYPTLRLIRTAIGVQTQGKITNLTLEGLNPGQWRELTPSELIIFKGWTGS